Proteins from a genomic interval of Bradyrhizobium sp. CCBAU 53340:
- a CDS encoding flagellar hook-length control protein FliK, with translation MVGVTSDVAASAQVSSAQQKPARSQTKDQTPSSSFGDLVDSNTQAISNSAPSSTQEPAPRRSDSASSSSDKSARDSSSTDQSSRSKASDGPDTATTATSDTPAAPAKTDGKPNDKTDASAAKSGDKSDSTKSDKTDNATDGLAAAVDAAAAAQAAATPAATPVPTTVPVAAPAVPVDPNAVANQAAANATSSPLTIAAAGIAASASTAAQIVGIKADATGKTAKTGVASTTDAKAALTEVAVANTDATATDVTAKAAQITAVDQGTPKTSFKAAVTAQGQTDVSNIGQDAGKSAQTATPAQNPATAAGAAAHPQAAKSQADTTTADAKTATDRTADAAPAAPTTHVHADTQGLAGATTDTSAQAASAVQAPLTNTTSAATASTATLTATAANPNAVPISGIPIEIAAAARAGKTRFDISLDPADLGRIDVRINVDRNGQVTSHLTVEKPETLSMLRQDAPQLQRALDNAGLKTGSNGLSFSLRDQNSSGQNAGQNNDNSGNARRLIISEDDQAASAPVSRSYGRMLGSSSGVDIRV, from the coding sequence GTGGTTGGTGTCACGTCAGACGTAGCGGCTAGTGCGCAAGTCTCCAGCGCGCAGCAGAAACCTGCCCGGTCGCAGACCAAGGACCAGACGCCCAGCTCCTCCTTCGGCGATCTGGTCGACAGCAACACCCAGGCCATCAGCAACAGCGCCCCGTCCTCGACCCAGGAACCCGCGCCGCGGCGAAGCGATTCCGCCTCGTCCTCGTCCGACAAGAGCGCGCGGGACAGCTCCTCGACCGACCAGTCCTCGCGGAGCAAGGCGAGCGACGGCCCGGATACCGCGACGACAGCCACGAGCGACACGCCGGCCGCTCCGGCCAAGACCGACGGCAAACCTAACGACAAGACTGACGCCTCGGCCGCCAAGTCGGGCGACAAGTCCGACAGCACCAAGAGCGACAAGACCGACAACGCCACCGACGGCCTCGCCGCAGCCGTGGATGCCGCGGCTGCCGCTCAAGCCGCTGCGACGCCGGCGGCAACGCCCGTTCCGACCACCGTACCTGTTGCCGCGCCCGCGGTGCCAGTCGACCCGAATGCTGTGGCGAACCAGGCTGCTGCCAACGCCACCTCCTCGCCGCTGACGATCGCAGCCGCCGGCATCGCCGCCAGCGCTTCGACCGCGGCGCAGATCGTCGGCATCAAGGCGGATGCGACCGGCAAGACTGCCAAGACCGGCGTGGCCAGCACCACCGACGCAAAGGCCGCGCTCACCGAGGTGGCTGTTGCGAACACCGACGCCACCGCAACCGATGTCACGGCGAAGGCCGCGCAGATCACCGCGGTCGATCAGGGCACGCCGAAGACCTCGTTCAAGGCGGCCGTAACAGCGCAAGGTCAGACCGACGTCTCCAATATAGGCCAGGACGCCGGCAAGAGCGCGCAGACCGCGACACCTGCGCAAAATCCCGCGACCGCGGCGGGCGCCGCCGCGCATCCGCAAGCCGCAAAGTCGCAGGCTGACACGACCACTGCCGATGCGAAGACCGCAACCGATCGCACCGCTGACGCGGCGCCGGCCGCGCCGACGACGCACGTGCATGCCGATACGCAAGGCCTCGCCGGCGCAACGACCGACACCAGCGCGCAGGCCGCCAGCGCCGTGCAGGCGCCGCTAACGAATACGACCTCGGCCGCGACCGCCTCGACGGCAACGCTGACCGCGACCGCGGCGAACCCCAACGCGGTGCCGATCAGCGGCATTCCGATCGAGATCGCGGCCGCCGCGCGCGCCGGAAAAACCCGGTTCGACATCAGCCTCGACCCGGCCGATCTCGGCCGCATCGACGTGCGCATCAATGTCGACCGCAACGGGCAGGTCACCTCGCATCTCACCGTCGAGAAGCCGGAGACTCTGTCGATGCTGAGGCAGGATGCGCCGCAATTGCAGCGCGCGCTCGACAATGCCGGCCTCAAGACCGGCAGCAACGGACTCTCCTTCAGCCTGCGCGACCAGAATTCGTCAGGCCAGAACGCCGGCCAGAACAACGACAATTCCGGCAATGCCCGCCGCCTGATCATCAGCGAGGACGATCAGGCCGCAAGCGCGCCCGTCAGCCGCAGCTATGGCCGCATGCTCGGCTCGAGCAGCGGCGTCGATATCAGAGTGTGA
- the mnmA gene encoding tRNA 2-thiouridine(34) synthase MnmA — protein sequence MLNSLDLEGRPEDTRVVVAMSGGVDSSTTAALLKAEGYDVVGITLQLYDHGAATHRKGACCAGQDIHDARDVAAKLGIPHYVLDYEDRFRESVIDVFADSYALGETPVPCIECNRSVKFRDLLKTARELGAQALATGHYVASRRQGDGSRALVCAADADRDQSYFLFATTQEQLDFLRFPLGDMTKPETRELARRFGLSVADKHDSQDICFVPTGRYTDIVTRLRPNAMDPGDIVDLDGRVLGQHHGIANFTVGQRRGLGIAASAPLFVVRLDAANRRVVVGPRDALKMHRIALRDVNWIGGGDIDRAIGGGLELFVRVRSTRAPQPAWLRGANGHYEVELVAGEEGVSPGQACVFYDAASGQARVLGGGFIQSAAAKVATSTTRPLVEAVRG from the coding sequence ATGCTCAACAGTCTGGATCTCGAAGGCCGTCCTGAGGATACCAGGGTCGTCGTTGCCATGTCGGGCGGCGTCGATTCCTCGACCACGGCTGCGCTGCTCAAGGCGGAAGGCTACGACGTCGTCGGCATCACGCTGCAGCTCTACGACCACGGCGCGGCCACCCACCGCAAGGGCGCCTGCTGCGCCGGCCAGGACATCCACGATGCCCGCGACGTCGCCGCCAAGCTCGGCATTCCCCATTACGTGCTCGATTACGAGGATCGCTTTCGCGAGTCCGTCATCGATGTCTTCGCCGACTCCTACGCGCTCGGCGAGACGCCGGTGCCCTGCATCGAGTGCAACCGCAGCGTCAAGTTCCGCGACCTGTTGAAGACTGCGCGCGAGCTCGGTGCGCAGGCGCTCGCCACCGGCCATTACGTCGCCTCGCGCCGTCAGGGCGACGGCTCGCGCGCGCTGGTCTGCGCGGCCGACGCCGATCGCGACCAGAGCTATTTCCTGTTCGCGACGACGCAGGAACAGCTCGACTTCCTGCGCTTCCCGCTCGGCGACATGACCAAGCCCGAGACGCGCGAGCTCGCGCGCCGCTTCGGTCTCTCGGTCGCCGACAAGCACGACAGCCAGGACATCTGCTTCGTGCCGACGGGTCGCTACACCGACATCGTGACGCGCCTGCGTCCAAACGCGATGGACCCCGGCGACATCGTCGATCTCGACGGCCGCGTGCTCGGCCAGCATCACGGCATCGCCAATTTCACCGTCGGCCAGCGTCGTGGTCTCGGCATCGCCGCGAGTGCGCCGCTGTTCGTGGTGCGGCTGGATGCCGCCAACCGCCGTGTCGTGGTCGGCCCGCGCGATGCGCTGAAGATGCACCGCATCGCCTTGCGTGACGTCAACTGGATCGGCGGCGGCGATATCGACCGCGCCATCGGAGGCGGCCTCGAGCTGTTCGTGCGCGTGCGCTCGACCCGCGCGCCGCAGCCGGCGTGGCTGCGCGGCGCAAACGGCCACTACGAGGTCGAGCTCGTCGCCGGCGAAGAGGGCGTCTCGCCGGGACAAGCCTGCGTGTTCTACGACGCAGCCAGCGGGCAGGCGCGCGTGCTCGGCGGCGGCTTCATCCAGAGCGCTGCTGCGAAGGTCGCTACGAGCACGACGAGGCCGCTCGTCGAGGCGGTCCGCGGCTAA
- a CDS encoding class I SAM-dependent methyltransferase, protein MAADISRAGVEKAYGRWAPVYDLVFGKVFDAGRQSTIAEADRIGGRILDVGVGTGLSLSDYSRTTKICGVDISEPMLRKAQQRVRALRLSNVEVLSVMDAKNLAFPDGAFDAVVAQYVITAVPDPEGTLDEFVRVLRPGGELILVNHIGAESGPRKLFELAFAPIARRLGWRPEFPWDRLVNWAARHGGVTLAERRPMPPMGHFSLIRYHKS, encoded by the coding sequence ATGGCAGCAGACATCTCGCGGGCCGGGGTCGAGAAGGCCTATGGCCGCTGGGCGCCGGTCTATGATCTCGTGTTCGGCAAGGTGTTCGATGCCGGCCGGCAGTCGACCATCGCCGAGGCCGATCGCATCGGCGGCCGTATTCTCGACGTCGGCGTCGGCACCGGGCTTTCGCTGTCCGATTACTCGCGCACCACGAAGATCTGCGGCGTCGACATTTCCGAGCCGATGCTGCGCAAGGCGCAACAACGCGTGCGTGCGCTTCGCCTCTCCAATGTCGAAGTGCTCTCGGTGATGGACGCGAAGAATCTCGCCTTTCCCGACGGTGCTTTCGATGCGGTGGTCGCGCAATATGTCATCACCGCGGTGCCAGATCCCGAAGGCACGCTCGATGAGTTCGTGCGCGTGCTGAGGCCGGGCGGCGAGCTGATCCTGGTCAACCACATCGGCGCCGAGAGTGGCCCGCGAAAGCTGTTCGAGCTGGCCTTCGCGCCGATCGCCCGCCGCCTCGGCTGGCGCCCGGAATTCCCGTGGGATCGCCTCGTCAACTGGGCCGCCAGGCACGGCGGCGTCACGCTCGCCGAGCGCCGCCCCATGCCGCCGATGGGTCACTTCTCGCTGATCCGCTACCACAAATCGTAA
- a CDS encoding Lrp/AsnC family transcriptional regulator has product MKSSSSTKARTKAQLDLIDRKILSILRNEGRLTINELADRVGLSSSPCWSRVRRLEEIGVIKHYAAVIDHAAIGLKDIVFIEVTLDKHDDKVLARFGDSLAKIPEVIEANLVTGDYDYLVKVAVADTTHYERFLREKLYRIQGIRHTRSTFSLRSLKLVMSADPLLVSAGG; this is encoded by the coding sequence ATGAAATCGTCTTCCAGCACGAAAGCGCGAACCAAGGCGCAGCTCGACCTGATCGACCGAAAGATCCTTTCGATTCTTCGTAACGAAGGACGGCTGACGATCAACGAACTGGCCGATCGCGTCGGGCTGTCATCTTCCCCATGCTGGTCGCGGGTCAGACGCCTGGAGGAGATCGGTGTGATCAAACACTACGCGGCCGTCATCGATCACGCCGCCATCGGCCTGAAGGATATCGTCTTCATCGAAGTCACACTCGACAAGCACGACGACAAGGTGCTCGCGCGGTTTGGCGATTCCCTTGCCAAGATCCCGGAGGTGATCGAAGCCAACCTCGTCACCGGCGACTATGACTATCTGGTCAAGGTTGCGGTCGCCGACACCACGCACTACGAGCGCTTTCTACGTGAGAAGCTCTACCGGATTCAGGGCATCAGGCACACCCGATCGACCTTTTCGCTGCGGAGCCTGAAGCTCGTCATGTCAGCCGATCCACTGCTCGTCAGCGCAGGTGGCTAG
- a CDS encoding thiamine pyrophosphate-dependent dehydrogenase E1 component subunit alpha → MMNVLPLGLHIPEPQPCFGRADVSGSHLSDAGRVPRPAVDVEAREIRHLAYDLIRVLDGDGRAVGPWSGACTADQLRSGLRAMLKTRAYDARMTMMQRQRKTSFYMQCTGEEAIACGSLTALQAGDMNFPTYRQQGLLIAQDWPVVDMMCQVLSNEKDRMKGRQLPVFYSAREAGFFSISGNLATQYVQAVGWAMASAMRGEGRVAAAWIGEGATAENDFHAALVFASVYRPPVILNVVNNQWAISTAQSVAGGEGATFAARALGYGIPALRVDGNDYLAVHAAACWAVERARRNFGPTLIEWVTYRAAPHSTSDDPSKYRAQEDQAAWPLGDPIERLKDHLIGRGAWSEPRHVQLKAELDEEIAVAAKEAQSYGTLMEGTKCSPASMFDDVYKQMPTHLREQRQELGF, encoded by the coding sequence ATCATGAATGTCCTGCCTCTCGGTTTGCATATTCCCGAGCCGCAGCCTTGCTTCGGCCGCGCCGATGTCAGCGGCTCGCATCTTTCGGATGCGGGACGGGTGCCTCGCCCGGCGGTCGATGTCGAGGCGCGTGAGATCCGTCATCTCGCCTATGATCTGATCCGGGTGCTGGATGGCGATGGCCGTGCGGTCGGTCCGTGGTCAGGCGCATGCACCGCCGATCAACTCCGCTCGGGCCTGCGTGCGATGCTCAAGACAAGAGCTTACGACGCCCGCATGACCATGATGCAGCGGCAGCGCAAGACGTCCTTCTACATGCAGTGCACCGGAGAAGAGGCGATCGCGTGCGGCTCTCTGACGGCACTGCAGGCGGGGGACATGAACTTCCCGACCTACCGCCAGCAGGGGCTGCTCATCGCGCAGGACTGGCCGGTGGTCGACATGATGTGCCAGGTCCTGTCGAACGAAAAGGACCGTATGAAAGGCCGCCAGCTTCCGGTGTTCTATTCGGCGCGCGAGGCGGGCTTCTTCTCCATTTCCGGCAATCTCGCTACCCAATATGTGCAGGCTGTCGGCTGGGCAATGGCATCGGCGATGCGCGGCGAGGGGCGTGTCGCTGCCGCATGGATCGGCGAGGGAGCCACCGCCGAGAATGACTTTCATGCCGCGCTGGTGTTCGCCTCGGTATATCGCCCGCCAGTCATTCTCAATGTCGTCAACAATCAGTGGGCGATCTCGACAGCTCAATCCGTCGCCGGCGGGGAGGGAGCCACCTTTGCAGCCCGGGCGCTGGGCTACGGCATTCCCGCGCTCCGGGTCGATGGAAACGACTATCTCGCGGTTCACGCCGCCGCTTGTTGGGCGGTGGAGCGGGCTCGCCGGAATTTCGGGCCGACCCTGATCGAGTGGGTGACCTATCGGGCCGCGCCGCATTCGACCTCCGACGATCCCTCAAAATATCGCGCGCAGGAAGACCAGGCGGCCTGGCCGCTCGGCGATCCCATTGAGCGGCTCAAGGACCATCTGATCGGGCGTGGAGCCTGGAGCGAGCCGCGCCATGTGCAGCTCAAGGCCGAGCTCGACGAGGAGATCGCCGTCGCGGCGAAGGAAGCGCAGAGCTACGGGACCCTCATGGAGGGAACAAAATGCAGCCCGGCCTCGATGTTCGACGATGTCTACAAGCAGATGCCAACCCATTTGCGCGAACAGCGCCAGGAGCTCGGTTTTTGA
- a CDS encoding alpha-ketoacid dehydrogenase subunit beta, with the protein MPSLTMIEAVRDAMDVMMARDDRVVAFGQDVGRFGGVFRCTDGLQGKYGASRCFDTPISESGIVGIAVGMGAYGLRPVAEIQFADYMYPAYDQIVSEAARLRFRSAGEFSAPIVVRMPCGGGIFGAQTHSQSPEALFTHVAGLKTVIPSNPYDAKGLLIAAIEDDDPVVFLEPKRIYNGPFDGHHDRPIVPWSKHELSETPQGHYTVPIGEAVVRREGSEVSVLAYGTMVHVAEAARRSVGIDAEIIDLRSLVPLDIDTIVRSVTKTGRCLIVHEATRTSGFGAELSALVQERCFYHLETPVVRVTGWDTPYPHAQEWDYFPGPNRVGRALMRLMEA; encoded by the coding sequence ATGCCGTCCTTGACGATGATCGAAGCGGTGCGCGACGCCATGGACGTGATGATGGCGCGTGACGACCGCGTCGTCGCATTCGGCCAGGATGTCGGCCGCTTCGGCGGCGTCTTTCGCTGCACGGACGGGCTGCAAGGCAAATACGGAGCATCACGCTGTTTCGACACGCCGATCTCCGAAAGCGGCATTGTCGGCATCGCCGTCGGCATGGGCGCGTATGGGCTGAGGCCGGTCGCCGAGATCCAGTTCGCCGACTATATGTATCCGGCCTACGACCAGATCGTCTCGGAGGCGGCGCGTCTGCGATTTCGTTCGGCCGGCGAATTCAGCGCGCCCATCGTGGTGCGCATGCCCTGCGGCGGCGGCATCTTCGGAGCGCAGACGCATAGCCAGAGTCCGGAGGCGTTGTTCACCCACGTGGCGGGGTTGAAGACGGTCATTCCATCGAATCCGTATGATGCGAAAGGCCTGCTCATCGCCGCCATCGAGGACGACGATCCCGTCGTGTTTCTCGAGCCGAAGCGGATCTACAATGGCCCGTTCGATGGGCACCATGATCGGCCGATCGTGCCCTGGTCGAAGCACGAGCTGAGCGAAACTCCGCAAGGCCATTACACCGTGCCGATCGGCGAAGCCGTGGTCCGCAGGGAAGGAAGTGAGGTATCCGTCCTTGCGTACGGCACCATGGTCCACGTCGCCGAAGCGGCGCGCCGATCGGTCGGCATCGACGCCGAGATCATCGATCTCAGGTCCCTCGTCCCGCTCGACATCGACACCATCGTGCGATCGGTGACCAAGACCGGGCGCTGTCTCATTGTGCACGAAGCGACCCGCACGTCGGGCTTCGGCGCCGAACTCTCCGCGCTGGTCCAGGAACGCTGCTTCTATCACCTCGAAACGCCGGTGGTTCGGGTCACCGGATGGGACACGCCTTACCCGCACGCGCAGGAGTGGGACTATTTTCCGGGACCGAATCGCGTCGGCCGCGCGCTCATGCGGTTGATGGAGGCCTGA
- a CDS encoding dihydrolipoamide acetyltransferase family protein yields MPVELVKLPDVGEGVAEAEIVEWHVAVGMAVQEDQILAAVMTDKATVEIPSPRAGVVVELGAELGARLAVGSPLVGIKFGSDAQEPDQIARPDGHAGTGESRIDPQVRPTIDEGRDRAPRPHSENCGPAANGEPRLEPVRPVASPAVRARAREAGVDLRLVSGSGPAGRITHDDLVSHLRGRSKVPIKAPIEQCDDKIDPIKVIGLRRRIAERMAEATRRVAHFSYVEEIDVTDLEALRQQLNTGFADTRPKLTVLPFVVAALARAVREFPQVNGTYDDDNEVIVRHSAVHVGIATQTASGLMVPVLFHAEARDPWSCAEEIRRLATAARDGTVLRQELSGSTITVTSLGDLGGIATTPVVNRPELAIIGVNRMMIRPLWRGTQFVPRWMMNLSSSFDHRIIDGYEAAQFIRRMKELLEAPALLLVGN; encoded by the coding sequence ATGCCTGTCGAACTGGTCAAGCTCCCCGATGTGGGAGAGGGCGTGGCGGAGGCGGAGATCGTCGAATGGCACGTCGCGGTAGGTATGGCGGTCCAGGAGGACCAGATCCTCGCTGCCGTGATGACCGACAAGGCGACCGTCGAGATCCCCTCACCAAGAGCCGGCGTGGTCGTTGAGTTGGGTGCAGAGCTTGGCGCCCGTCTCGCCGTAGGCAGTCCGCTGGTCGGGATCAAGTTTGGCTCCGATGCTCAAGAGCCGGACCAGATTGCGCGGCCCGATGGTCATGCTGGAACAGGCGAGAGCCGCATCGATCCGCAAGTCAGGCCAACGATCGACGAGGGACGTGATCGTGCTCCTCGACCACACAGCGAGAATTGCGGTCCTGCGGCGAATGGCGAGCCGAGATTGGAGCCGGTGCGGCCCGTCGCATCGCCCGCCGTCAGGGCCCGGGCGCGCGAGGCGGGGGTCGATCTCCGCCTGGTCTCAGGCTCCGGGCCCGCTGGCAGGATCACGCATGATGATCTCGTCAGCCATCTGCGAGGCCGATCCAAGGTGCCGATCAAGGCGCCGATCGAGCAATGCGATGACAAGATCGACCCGATCAAGGTCATTGGTCTGCGCCGCAGGATCGCGGAGAGAATGGCGGAAGCGACCAGGCGTGTGGCGCATTTCTCGTATGTCGAGGAAATCGACGTCACGGATCTCGAGGCGTTGCGCCAGCAATTGAATACGGGATTTGCCGACACGCGGCCGAAATTGACCGTCCTGCCCTTTGTCGTTGCGGCACTTGCTCGCGCGGTCCGCGAGTTTCCCCAGGTCAACGGAACCTACGACGACGACAACGAGGTCATCGTCCGGCACAGCGCCGTGCATGTCGGCATTGCCACACAAACGGCGTCGGGCCTGATGGTGCCCGTGCTCTTTCACGCCGAAGCGCGTGATCCCTGGAGCTGCGCGGAAGAGATCAGGCGGCTGGCTACCGCCGCACGTGACGGTACCGTGCTGCGCCAAGAATTGAGCGGCTCGACCATCACCGTCACCAGCCTCGGTGATCTCGGCGGCATCGCGACCACGCCCGTCGTCAATCGGCCGGAGCTCGCAATCATCGGCGTCAACAGAATGATGATCCGCCCTTTATGGCGGGGCACACAATTCGTGCCCCGCTGGATGATGAACCTGTCGTCCTCATTCGATCATCGCATCATCGACGGTTATGAGGCCGCGCAATTCATTCGGCGCATGAAGGAATTGCTTGAAGCACCGGCCCTTCTTCTGGTTGGAAACTGA
- the lpdA gene encoding dihydrolipoyl dehydrogenase, with protein MQEHVAEVVIIGGGPGGYVAAIRAGQLGLRTVLIERAALGGTCLNVGCIPSKALIHAADAFHAATRQRESSPFGLRVKDVELDFARTIAWKDSIVTRLAGGVAGLLKKSGVSVISGQAEILDGKTVRIETADATARVRARHLVLATGSSPQAVTTLPFGGNVISSTEALSLRERPKRLVVVGGGYIGLELGIAFAKLGSEVTVVESDERILPRWDAALTRPVARRLEDLNVSVITSAHARGLTRGGECLLVQQRGHGSRELAADKFLVAVGREPCTKGFGLERLDLAMEGKFVKINARCETSMSNVWAIGDLTGEPMLAHRAMAQGVMVAEIIAGHRRSFDALAIPSVCFTDPELVCVGYSPEQAKAEGLDIKVATFPFAANGRALTQMDDEGFVRIVARSDDHLVIGGQAVGAGVSELTSSLALAIEMGAVLEDLARTIGAHPTRSEAIHEAAFGALGQGLHI; from the coding sequence ATGCAGGAGCACGTCGCGGAGGTCGTAATCATCGGCGGAGGGCCGGGCGGCTATGTCGCGGCGATCCGTGCCGGGCAGTTGGGCCTGCGAACCGTCCTGATCGAAAGAGCCGCCTTGGGTGGGACCTGCCTGAATGTCGGCTGCATCCCTTCCAAGGCGCTGATCCACGCCGCGGATGCGTTTCATGCTGCGACGCGTCAGCGCGAATCGTCGCCGTTCGGCCTCAGGGTCAAGGACGTCGAATTGGATTTCGCGCGCACCATCGCGTGGAAGGACTCGATCGTGACGCGGCTGGCGGGCGGCGTTGCGGGGTTGCTGAAGAAAAGCGGCGTGTCCGTGATCTCCGGCCAGGCCGAAATTCTGGACGGCAAGACCGTCAGGATCGAAACCGCCGACGCGACAGCGCGGGTTCGGGCCAGGCATCTCGTTCTCGCGACAGGCTCGTCGCCACAAGCCGTAACGACCCTGCCGTTCGGCGGCAACGTCATTTCGTCGACCGAGGCGCTTTCGCTTCGGGAGCGACCCAAACGGCTTGTCGTTGTCGGGGGCGGCTACATCGGCCTCGAACTCGGCATTGCCTTTGCAAAGCTGGGATCGGAAGTGACCGTGGTCGAATCCGACGAACGCATCCTGCCGAGATGGGATGCGGCCTTGACGCGTCCCGTGGCGAGAAGGCTCGAAGACCTGAATGTGAGCGTCATCACCTCGGCGCATGCGCGAGGATTGACACGCGGTGGCGAGTGCCTCCTGGTCCAGCAGCGCGGACATGGGTCGCGCGAGTTGGCGGCGGACAAGTTTCTCGTCGCCGTCGGCCGCGAACCTTGCACGAAAGGTTTCGGGCTGGAGCGTTTGGACCTCGCGATGGAAGGGAAATTCGTCAAGATCAACGCGCGCTGCGAGACGTCCATGTCGAACGTCTGGGCAATCGGCGATCTCACGGGGGAACCGATGCTGGCGCACCGCGCCATGGCGCAGGGCGTGATGGTGGCGGAGATCATTGCGGGACACCGCCGCTCCTTCGATGCCCTCGCTATCCCGTCCGTCTGCTTCACGGATCCCGAACTGGTCTGCGTGGGATATTCGCCGGAGCAGGCCAAGGCGGAGGGCCTCGATATCAAGGTCGCGACATTCCCCTTCGCCGCCAATGGTCGGGCCCTGACGCAGATGGATGATGAAGGTTTTGTGCGGATCGTTGCGCGGTCCGATGATCACCTCGTCATAGGAGGGCAGGCGGTCGGGGCCGGAGTGTCGGAATTGACGTCGTCGCTCGCGCTTGCCATTGAAATGGGGGCCGTGCTCGAGGATCTCGCCAGAACCATCGGCGCCCATCCGACAAGGAGCGAGGCGATCCACGAGGCGGCGTTTGGTGCGTTGGGTCAGGGCTTGCATATCTGA
- a CDS encoding aldehyde dehydrogenase family protein, producing MSKSELVYRNYISGRWVDAADGRRFELLDPSDGSHLAELARGSSEDVDRAVQAARASLAGEWGRMSATDRGRILHRIGEAVLKNVHLLAELEARDVGKPLKQARADVEALARYFEFYGAAADKVHGDTIPYRSGFTAITLHEPHGVTAHIIPWNYPMQIIGRSLGAALAMGNATVVKPAEEACLTVLEFTRIAEEAGLPPGALNVVTGTGEEAGAALSGHPGINHISFTGSVRTGALVQAAAARNAVPVTLELGGKSPQLVFADADLDRALPFLVMAGIQNAGQTCSASSRILVERSIYEEVAARMADAYRKLKVGPALADLDVGPVVSRRQKDIVEGYIGLAERGDARLAAQGSIVPDAPAGGAYVTPTLIRDVPASHRLAQEEIFGPVQVMMPFDDERQAIDLANGTPFGLVCGIWTLDGARQFRLARSIQSGQVFINNYGAGGGIELPFGGVKRSGHGREKGFEALYGFATTKTISIYHG from the coding sequence GTGTCGAAATCTGAATTGGTATACCGCAACTACATCTCCGGCCGCTGGGTCGATGCGGCCGACGGCCGGCGTTTCGAACTACTGGATCCCTCCGACGGTTCGCATCTTGCCGAACTTGCCCGTGGCAGCAGCGAGGACGTCGATCGCGCGGTGCAGGCAGCAAGGGCATCGCTGGCCGGTGAGTGGGGCCGCATGTCGGCGACCGATCGCGGTCGTATCCTGCATCGGATCGGCGAGGCCGTTTTGAAGAACGTCCATCTGCTGGCCGAACTTGAGGCACGCGATGTCGGCAAGCCTCTCAAGCAAGCGCGGGCCGACGTCGAGGCGCTGGCGCGTTACTTCGAATTCTACGGCGCTGCCGCCGACAAGGTTCATGGCGATACCATCCCCTATCGATCGGGATTCACGGCGATCACGCTTCATGAACCGCACGGCGTGACCGCCCATATCATTCCTTGGAACTATCCAATGCAGATCATCGGGCGCAGCCTCGGTGCGGCGCTCGCGATGGGCAACGCCACCGTCGTGAAGCCGGCGGAGGAAGCCTGCCTCACGGTGCTGGAGTTTACTCGCATCGCGGAGGAGGCGGGATTGCCACCTGGCGCGCTCAATGTCGTCACCGGGACCGGCGAGGAGGCCGGCGCGGCCTTGTCCGGCCATCCCGGCATCAATCACATTTCATTCACGGGCTCGGTGAGGACGGGTGCTCTGGTGCAGGCGGCGGCCGCGCGCAACGCGGTTCCGGTTACGCTGGAGCTCGGCGGCAAATCGCCACAACTGGTCTTTGCGGATGCCGATCTCGATCGGGCGCTGCCGTTCCTGGTGATGGCGGGTATTCAGAACGCGGGCCAGACCTGCTCCGCCTCGTCGCGAATCCTGGTCGAGCGGTCGATCTATGAAGAGGTGGCCGCACGCATGGCCGACGCCTATCGGAAGCTCAAAGTCGGGCCGGCGCTGGCCGATCTTGATGTCGGTCCCGTGGTCTCCCGTCGTCAGAAGGATATCGTCGAAGGCTACATCGGCCTGGCCGAGCGTGGCGATGCGCGTCTCGCCGCGCAAGGGAGCATCGTGCCCGATGCGCCTGCCGGCGGCGCTTACGTGACGCCGACGCTGATCCGCGACGTCCCGGCCAGCCATCGCCTGGCACAGGAGGAAATCTTCGGACCGGTTCAGGTGATGATGCCCTTCGACGACGAGCGGCAGGCGATCGATCTGGCGAATGGCACGCCCTTTGGACTTGTCTGCGGTATCTGGACGCTCGATGGCGCGCGGCAATTCCGCCTGGCACGCAGCATTCAGTCGGGACAGGTCTTCATCAACAATTACGGCGCAGGCGGCGGAATCGAGTTGCCGTTCGGCGGCGTCAAGCGCTCGGGCCATGGCCGCGAGAAGGGCTTTGAAGCCCTTTACGGCTTTGCAACGACCAAAACCATCTCAATCTATCACGGCTGA